CGACAAGCTGGTCCGGCCGGTCGTCTCCGGCGGTGACTTCGGCTACGAACAGGTCAACGTGACCGCACAGCGGCACGACCCGACGTCGTTGCTGTCCTGGTTCGAGCGGATGATCCGCACCCTCCGCGAGGCGCCCGAGGTCGGTGCCGGCTCGTGCACCCACGTCGACGTCGCGGTGCCGGCCGGCGTGCTGGCGCACCGGGCCGACGGCCCGACCGGCTGCATGCTGTTCGTGCACAACCTCGGCCGCCGCCCGGCCACCGTCGACCTCGGCAAGCTCGCCATTGACGCCGACCACCCCAACGACGTGCTGGCCGACCAGGAATACCCGGAGGTCGGCGACCTTTCCGAGCTCAAGGTCGCGGGCTACGGCTACCGCTGGATCCGCCTCAACCGCAGCCCTGCCAGTTGAGCGCGGCGTCCGCTACTGTGCGGTAACCAAAGGGGAGGAAGACTCATGGCAGATAACGTTGAGGTCCTCAGACAGCCCGCCGCTGACGCGGCGGCCCGTCTTCCGGTCACGCGAGTGGCGCTCGTCACAGGGGCGGCGCGCGGGATCGGCGCGGCGACCGCACAACGGTTGGCCGCCGACGGTTTGGCCGTGGCGGTGCTCGATCTCGACGAGACCGCGACCAAGTCCACTGTGGAGACGATCACCGCCGCCGGTGGCACCGCGGTCGGCATCGGCGCCGACGTGGCCGACCGCGAGCAGGTCGAGACCGCGGTGGCCCGGGTGGTGGCCGAGCTGGGTCCGCCGACCGTGCTGGTCAACAACGCCGGCGTGCTGCGCGACAACCTGATCTTCAAGATGACCGACGACGACTGGGACACCGTGCTCTCGGTGCACCTGCGCGGCGCGTTCCTGGTCACCCGCGCCGTGCAGGGGCACATGGTGCAGGCCAAATGGGGCCGGATCGTCAACCTGTCGAGCACCTCGGCGCTCGGCAACCGGGGCCAGGTCAACTACGCGGCGGCCAAGGCCGGCATGCAGGGCTTCACCAAGACCCTGGCGATCGAGCTCGGCCGCTACGGGGTGACCGCCAACGCGGTCGCGCCGGGCTTCATCGAGACCGCGATGACCGCTGCCACGGCGGCCCGGATGGGCGTCGACTTCGAGGCGCTCAAGAAGGGCGGCGCCGAGCAGACCGCCGTGAAGCGGATCGGCCAGCCAGAAGACGTGGCCCACACGATCTCGTTCCTCGCCAGCGAGGGTGCCGGCTTCGTGAGCGGCCAGGTCATCTACGTCTCCGGCGGCCCCCAGCTCGGGGTGCTGTTCTAGACGACCGCGCGGCGCTTGCCGGCGTAGCGGAGCCAGAGCAGGCCGATGATCGGCAGGACCAGCGGGACGTAGCCGTAACCGCGGCCGAAGTCGGTCCAGACCGTGTCGTCGGGGAAGGCGGCAGCGTCGAAGACGGTCAGCAGGCCCACCGCGACCACGCCGGCAAGCTCGATCGAGCAGCTCGCCAGCGCCACCCGGCGCCACGTCTCGCCGCCCTTGGCCAGGGCGACCGTCGCCACGATGTAGACCGCGGCGGCGAACGCCGACAGCAGGTAGGCCAGCGGGGCGTCGGTGAACTTCGTGGCGATCTGCACGACGGCCCGGCCGCTGGCCGACAGCGCGAAGATGCCATAGACGGCGATCAGCACCCGGCCGGGGCCGGTGCCCAGCGTGCGCGGCGCGGTCGTCTCAGCCACTCGTCACCACCTGCCACGTCTGGTGCAGGCGCAACACCAGCACCGGGACCGTCAGACAGACCACAAGGATGATCACCGAGCCCCAGCGGGTCGGCTCCAGCTTGGCCAGCACGTAGCCGAGCGGCGGGAGGCAGATGATCGTCACGACGTAGCCCAGGAACGTCACCGCGCTGGCCGGCCGGTCGCCGCCCGAGGCCGCGACCGCCGCCGAGATCAGCAGCGCGATCAGCGCGACCTCGACGAGGGCCAACCCGAGGAGCTGACCGCGGCCCGGCGCGCGTTCGCGCAGCGCCTCGACCAGGGCCCAGACGCCGACCAGCAGCGACAGGCCGATCACGAGTCCGGAGAGCGTGCCGTTCACGGGCACACCGTACTCGGCGCGAAGGCGCCGCAGCTCATCGGGCAGACTGGGCCCATGCCTCTCCGGTTCGGTCTGTTCGGCACCGGCCCCTGGGCCACCGCCACCCACGCGCCCGCGATCGTCGCCCACCCCGACGCCGAGTTGGTCGGTGTCTGGGGCCGCGACCCGGCCAAGGCGGCCGCGCTGGCCGGCGAGACCGGGAGCCGGGCCTACGCCGAGATCGACGCGCTGCTCGCCGACGTCGACGCGGTGGCCGTCGCCCTGCCGCCCGACGTGCAGGCCGGGATCGCCGAGCGGGCCGCCGAGGCCGGCAAGCACCTGCTGCTCGACAAGCCGCTCGCGCTCAGCGTCGACGCGGCCGACCGGGTGGTCGCCGCGGCCGACGAGGCCGGGGTGGCGTCGGTGGTGTTCTTCACCGCCCGGTTCGACGACAAGGTGACCGCTGCCCTCCGCGAGATCATCGCCACCGGCGGTTGGGAAGGCAGCCGGATGGCCCACCTGAGCTCGATCTTCCAGCCCGGCAACCCCTACGGCGCGTCGCCGTGGCGGCGCACCGAGGGCGGCCTCTGGGACGTCGGCCCGCACGCGCTGTCGCAGGTGCTGCCGGTGCTCGGCCCGGTCGCCGAGGTGTCCGCCATCGAAGGGCCGCGGGCCACCACCAACCTGTTGCTGCGGCACACCTCCGGCGCGGTCAGCACGGTCACCGTGACAGTCGACGCGCCGCCGGCCGCGGTGCTGCGCGACATCACGTTCTTCGGTGAGCACGGGGTCGCATCGGTGCCGCGCGGCGAGGGCGACGTGCGGGCCGTCTTCGCCACCGCCATCGACCTGCTGATCGCCGAGATCGGCGGCGCCAGCCACGACGTCGGTGTCCACTTCGGACGCGACGTGGTCGCGGTGCTGGCCGCGGCCGAGCGGTCGCGCGAAGACGGCCGCGTCGCGAAACTCTAAGCGGCCAGCTGCTTGAGGCGCAGCCAGCGCAGGGCGGCCGGCAGAGGCATCGGTCGGGAGAACAGGAAGCCCTGGCCGTAGGGGCAGCCGGTGCGGCGCAGCAGGTCGCGTTCCTCGGTGGTCTCGATGCCCTCGGCGACCACCTCCAGGCCCAGCGTGTGCGCCAGCCGCACGATGCCGTCGACCAGCGCCCGCTGCTGCGCCGACGTCGCGATCGTGCCGGTGAACAACCGGTCGATCTTGAGTACGTCGAGCGGCACGTGCCGCAGGTAGCTCAGCGACGAGTAGCCCGTGCCGAAGTCGTCGATCGCCACCCGCACGCCGAGCCGGCGTACCTCGGCGAGGTCGTCCCAGACCTGCTCGTCGTCGCGGAGCAGCAGGCTCTCGGTGATCTCCAGCATCAGGCACGACGGTGGCAACCCGTGCCCGGCCAGCTCACGCTTGATCAGCCGGACGAAGCCGGGCGTGCGGAACTGCCGGGCCGAGACGTTGA
This genomic interval from Asanoa ferruginea contains the following:
- a CDS encoding Gfo/Idh/MocA family protein — protein: MPLRFGLFGTGPWATATHAPAIVAHPDAELVGVWGRDPAKAAALAGETGSRAYAEIDALLADVDAVAVALPPDVQAGIAERAAEAGKHLLLDKPLALSVDAADRVVAAADEAGVASVVFFTARFDDKVTAALREIIATGGWEGSRMAHLSSIFQPGNPYGASPWRRTEGGLWDVGPHALSQVLPVLGPVAEVSAIEGPRATTNLLLRHTSGAVSTVTVTVDAPPAAVLRDITFFGEHGVASVPRGEGDVRAVFATAIDLLIAEIGGASHDVGVHFGRDVVAVLAAAERSREDGRVAKL
- the fabG gene encoding 3-oxoacyl-ACP reductase FabG; protein product: MADNVEVLRQPAADAAARLPVTRVALVTGAARGIGAATAQRLAADGLAVAVLDLDETATKSTVETITAAGGTAVGIGADVADREQVETAVARVVAELGPPTVLVNNAGVLRDNLIFKMTDDDWDTVLSVHLRGAFLVTRAVQGHMVQAKWGRIVNLSSTSALGNRGQVNYAAAKAGMQGFTKTLAIELGRYGVTANAVAPGFIETAMTAATAARMGVDFEALKKGGAEQTAVKRIGQPEDVAHTISFLASEGAGFVSGQVIYVSGGPQLGVLF